The following are from one region of the Georgenia sp. M64 genome:
- a CDS encoding zinc finger domain-containing protein, translating to MPEGHTVHRLAHAFAELFGGHRLAVSSPQGRFTDGAALLDGRALVGTEAHGKQLFLAFAGPDRHAFAGPDRHRPAALGTADGSDTATVEAEPRWLRVHLGLYGSWTFDGDESFRAPHAIGAPRRRVAEEEVAVRQAGVPVAGDWSPPAPRGAVRVRLLGEHGVADLTGPTACEVVTAQEKAAVQGRLGPDPLRSDGDPEAFVRAVRTTRRPVGELLMDQAVLAGVGNIYRAEALYRARLHPRRAGRDVPAARLRAMWADLRELMADGVATGRIVTTRPEHRNHLGEAGDVALVPDDDDRWYVYHRSGRPCLVCGTKVSEAEMAGRRVFWCPRCQRAPRA from the coding sequence GTGCCTGAGGGGCACACCGTCCACCGGCTCGCGCACGCCTTCGCCGAGCTGTTCGGCGGGCACCGCCTGGCCGTCAGCTCGCCGCAGGGCCGCTTCACCGACGGCGCCGCGCTCCTGGACGGCCGCGCGCTCGTGGGCACCGAGGCCCACGGGAAGCAGCTCTTCCTCGCCTTCGCCGGGCCCGACCGGCACGCCTTCGCCGGGCCCGACCGGCACCGGCCGGCAGCCCTGGGGACCGCGGACGGCAGCGACACGGCCACCGTCGAGGCCGAGCCCCGGTGGCTCCGCGTGCACCTGGGCCTGTACGGGTCGTGGACCTTCGACGGCGACGAGTCCTTCCGCGCGCCCCACGCCATCGGCGCCCCGCGCCGGCGGGTGGCCGAGGAGGAGGTGGCGGTGCGCCAGGCCGGTGTGCCCGTCGCCGGCGACTGGTCACCGCCCGCCCCGCGCGGGGCGGTGCGGGTGCGCCTGCTCGGCGAGCACGGGGTCGCCGACCTCACCGGCCCGACCGCCTGCGAGGTGGTCACCGCGCAGGAGAAGGCGGCCGTCCAGGGGCGGCTCGGGCCCGACCCGCTGCGGAGCGACGGCGACCCCGAGGCGTTCGTCCGTGCCGTCCGCACCACCCGTCGCCCGGTCGGGGAGCTGCTCATGGACCAGGCGGTCCTGGCGGGTGTGGGGAACATCTACCGCGCCGAGGCGCTCTACCGGGCGCGTCTGCACCCCCGCCGGGCCGGCCGGGACGTCCCCGCCGCCCGCCTGCGGGCGATGTGGGCGGACCTGCGCGAGCTCATGGCGGACGGCGTGGCGACCGGCCGGATCGTCACCACCCGGCCCGAGCACCGGAACCACCTCGGCGAGGCGGGCGACGTCGCCCTCGTCCCCGACGACGACGACCGCTGGTACGTCTACCACCGCTCGGGCCGGCCGTGCCTGGTCTGCGGTACGAAGGTGAGCGAGGCCGAGATGGCCGGGCGGCGGGTCTTCTGGTGCCCCCGCTGCCAGCGGGCGCCGCGCGCCTGA
- the epsC gene encoding serine O-acetyltransferase EpsC translates to MPFRQLLLEDLQAARRRDPAARTLVEVALAYPGVHALWGHRLAHRMWHASPLLKLPARLLSQVLRAATGIEIHPGAVLGRRLFIDHGMGVVIGETAEVGEDVVLFHGTTLGGVSMSRGKRHPTIGDRVLIGAGAKVLGPIRVGSDARVGANAVVVKDVPAGAVAVGVPARAQPAPPGALLDPWSEPAIYI, encoded by the coding sequence GTGCCGTTCCGCCAGCTGCTGCTGGAGGACCTCCAGGCCGCGCGCCGCCGGGACCCGGCGGCGCGCACCCTGGTCGAGGTCGCGCTGGCCTACCCCGGCGTGCACGCACTGTGGGGTCACCGGCTGGCGCACCGGATGTGGCACGCCAGCCCGCTGCTGAAGCTGCCGGCCCGCCTGCTCTCGCAGGTGCTCAGGGCCGCCACGGGGATCGAGATCCACCCCGGGGCGGTCCTGGGCCGCCGGCTCTTCATCGACCACGGCATGGGCGTGGTCATCGGCGAGACGGCCGAGGTCGGCGAGGACGTCGTCCTCTTCCACGGCACCACCCTCGGCGGGGTCTCGATGAGCCGGGGCAAGCGCCACCCGACGATCGGCGACCGGGTGCTCATCGGCGCCGGCGCCAAGGTCCTCGGGCCCATCCGGGTCGGGTCCGACGCGCGGGTCGGCGCGAACGCCGTGGTGGTCAAGGACGTCCCGGCCGGTGCCGTCGCCGTGGGCGTTCCCGCCCGGGCCCAGCCGGCCCCGCCGGGCGCCCTGCTCGACCCGTGGTCGGAGCCCGCGATCTACATCTGA
- the cysK gene encoding cysteine synthase A yields the protein MATIYDDVTQLIGRTPLVRLNKITDGAGATVLAKLEFYNPANSVKDRIGVAIVDAAEASGELPPGGTIVEATSGNTGIALAMVGAARGYKVVLTMPESMSKERRALLRAFGAELVLTDPSTGMRGAVERAEAIAAERESAVLARQFANEANPAIHRRTTAEEIWADTDGEVDAVVAGIGTGGTITGVGQVLKERKPEVRIIAVEPAESPILNGGKPGPHKIQGIGANFVPEILDTEVYDEVIDVDAATSVAWARRAATEEGLLVGLSSGAALAAAVQVAQRPEMAGKTIVVIIPSFGERYLSTILFEGLVD from the coding sequence ATGGCAACCATCTACGACGACGTCACCCAGCTCATCGGCCGCACCCCCCTGGTGCGCCTGAACAAGATCACGGACGGCGCGGGCGCCACCGTGCTCGCCAAGCTCGAGTTCTACAACCCGGCCAACTCGGTCAAGGACCGCATCGGCGTCGCGATCGTCGACGCCGCCGAGGCGTCGGGCGAGCTGCCCCCGGGCGGCACGATCGTCGAGGCGACGTCGGGCAACACCGGCATCGCGCTGGCGATGGTGGGCGCGGCGCGCGGCTACAAGGTCGTCCTGACGATGCCCGAGTCGATGAGCAAGGAGCGCCGTGCACTCCTGCGCGCCTTCGGCGCCGAGCTCGTCCTGACCGACCCGTCCACGGGCATGAGGGGCGCCGTCGAGCGGGCCGAGGCGATCGCCGCCGAGCGTGAGAGCGCGGTCCTGGCCCGGCAGTTCGCCAACGAGGCCAACCCGGCCATCCACCGGCGCACCACCGCCGAGGAGATCTGGGCCGACACCGACGGCGAGGTCGACGCCGTCGTCGCCGGCATCGGCACCGGCGGGACGATCACCGGTGTCGGGCAGGTGCTCAAGGAGCGCAAGCCCGAGGTGCGGATCATCGCCGTCGAGCCGGCGGAGTCGCCCATCCTCAACGGCGGCAAGCCCGGACCGCACAAGATCCAGGGCATCGGCGCGAACTTCGTCCCCGAGATCCTCGACACCGAGGTCTACGACGAGGTCATCGACGTCGACGCCGCGACGTCCGTGGCGTGGGCGCGGCGCGCCGCCACCGAGGAGGGGCTGCTCGTGGGCCTGTCCTCCGGCGCGGCCCTGGCCGCCGCGGTCCAGGTCGCCCAGCGGCCCGAGATGGCGGGGAAGACGATCGTCGTCATCATCCCCTCCTTCGGCGAGCGCTACCTCTCCACCATCCTCTTCGAGGGACTGGTGGACTGA